The following proteins are co-located in the Dehalococcoidales bacterium genome:
- a CDS encoding alcohol dehydrogenase catalytic domain-containing protein, which yields MSAPFAHVGDATMRVAMWYNNRDIRIEEMPIPEIGPGELLVQIEASGICGSDVMEWYRLDRAPLVLGHEIAGQVVEVGEGVEGFKVGDRVIAAHHVPCNTCHYCLTGHHTMCETLRRTNFHPGGFAEYVRLPAINVDRGTFLLPDSMSYEQATFIEPLACVLRGQRIAGIRPGQSVLVIGSGIAGLLHVLLARALGASHIVATDIDEYRLEAARRFGADIALQA from the coding sequence TTGAGCGCTCCATTTGCCCACGTTGGCGACGCAACGATGCGCGTTGCCATGTGGTACAACAACCGGGACATCCGCATCGAGGAGATGCCTATCCCCGAAATCGGTCCCGGAGAGTTGCTGGTGCAAATCGAGGCCAGCGGCATCTGTGGCAGTGATGTCATGGAGTGGTATCGCCTGGACCGTGCCCCATTGGTGCTGGGCCACGAGATTGCCGGTCAGGTTGTAGAAGTCGGCGAGGGCGTGGAGGGCTTCAAGGTGGGCGACCGCGTCATTGCCGCCCATCACGTCCCCTGCAACACCTGCCACTACTGCCTTACCGGACACCACACCATGTGCGAGACCCTGCGCCGGACGAACTTCCACCCGGGCGGCTTTGCCGAGTATGTCCGGTTACCGGCCATAAATGTAGACCGCGGCACGTTCCTCCTGCCCGACAGCATGTCCTATGAACAGGCAACCTTCATCGAGCCGCTGGCCTGTGTCCTCCGCGGCCAGAGAATCGCCGGCATTCGACCGGGCCAGAGCGTACTCGTTATCGGTAGTGGCATTGCCGGGCTGCTCCACGTTCTCCTGGCCCGCGCCCTCGGAGCAAGCCACATAGTCGCCACTGACATTGACGAGTATCGATTGGAAGCAGCCAGGAGATTCGGGGCAGACATCGCCCTGCAGGCA